DNA from Danaus plexippus chromosome 30, MEX_DaPlex, whole genome shotgun sequence:
agaataaaattacgtCCAAATTGACTGTATGGAATGTATAGTCAGTGTAAATAGCTAAAGAATACGAGTAATTCGGAATTAATGCAACATGAGTCTTGATTAAACCGTTTTATACAGTACAGTTTATGTTACCAACTAATGTTACACACTAAATATATCTAGAATAATTACATGTTTACTCAACACCAgttctaaatatatgtacaaacatttttaagtacacacatatatatatatatatatatatataaagtaaagatAGATTGctgattaaaaatgttgtttaatttttgacaaaattcagtaacataaatactatttaaaataaaatcgaattGTTCgtttgtatttcaaaattaagttgttctataaatacatatatattatgtaagtatataataactgCAATTATTGctgtatatatacaaaaaatcttttgtgCCTGTGCATTCTGATTAACCTCTAGAATAGTGGGACCGATTTTGATGGGAATCTCACTTGAAGGTAGATAATGTGATGTGGAGTAATTCGGGCCACTTATAAATCAGAGTAAATTTTccttactttattaaattaatggtagtttttcataatttttataccgGGATCACTCAAGTCTTGATACAGGTTCATTGTTTCCGAGTCAGGTTTCTTTGAGAAATCAAATGTATTCTAATTTTGATAAGGCATATCTGAAGGACGTCCAGATATGTGTAATGCCGTAGCCAGGAGCTCGgtaatagtatattaatagttaCTTGTAATAatcataagtatatatatatatttatatgtatatacatttaagtaatcatatatatgtatatatttgtgtgtatattctgttacataatatttcccagatataattaaatatatacaatgaatGCTTAcaacattgtttttgttattaaaagacAAGTTACCCCGTTAAGTCAGCTGGGTTTAACGGCAGGGATTGCTTGTACGAACCCTGCTAAATGTATGCCATATGTGTTATTACTGATGACAATAATTATGATCGTGatcactataaaatttttcactatCATTCAAGGTTTGAAGTCATCCGATCTATCGGTGAAGACTGCATCGGCTAGAGCTGCTCGTCGGATGTTGTCCAGAGAACAGAACCCTCCTATCACAGTGATGGTTAATGCTGGTGTTATACCGCCCTTGGTCAGCTCGTTGGATAGAGATGATTGGTGGGTTCTCCAATAACAAATTACCTTTAAGTAATTTGTTaggaaaaacatatttttagtacaaaaaaatatatttaaatgtcttaacaaataaatgcCAATAATAACTCAAactagtatatacatatgagtgtaatttatttttaaatattattctaaattaatattgagaaggttttgtttaatgttcctatattaatttttcagtcCTGATCTTCAGTTTGAGGCGGCTTGGGCCATCACTAACATTGCGTCTGGGACCCATGATCATACATTGGCTGTTATAGAAgtgagtttatatatatatatatataaagtaagttctactgtatgtgtgtatgtcttTGAACTCCTAAACGACCGGACCGATTTGCTTTTTTGTGTTTGAGTGGTTTATATTCACAAATCATGCTGCCAGATGGCGCTGAAGGCTGTATCTAGGTAATTTAAAACGGAAAGACTGCGACGGAGCTCACtatctgtattattttaacacacTATAAATGTCACTCTGGACGCAACTCTGATGTCAACGCGGACAGAGTCGCGGgcagtaatataattatgaaaataatttaaaaattcacgaGTTTTTGTATTAGGACATGAAATCTTTGTATTTTCTTGTAATCCatagtaataactttattaccaatacaaataattttaatgtttttgtatgaaaatatttattagagtGATATCCTTAAGTCAGATTCGACAGttcatttattctataaataatgattgagacgaaacctctcatcattccatggagtcaccgtgcgggtgccgggtccatgatgcagggagaggagcttcaatagtgcctgggacttgcgacccaggtgtagatttaaggaccctatctaacgcgcgttaaacgctcacttccaccgtccaagctcctctctctatctAACCATATTTGGAACAAACCTACTAGGGCTCCCTCGAAGTACGtcccaagaacgaattgatgtgagttctggacaggcccaagtcttttagtgggttgtagagagatttagccgttatacctctcgctcccacttcttcCGCGTACAAATGTCGATGAACcaatttcgagtgagttcattagtgagctcgtattatttattgacctgGATGGcgtggtctttggggatgtcaGGATCATCAAGAACAACCGACTTTACAATGACAGAACAGTAtctctttattttatcaatctaTATTCATCATCATCGCAAGAGTCTctgcagactcgtcgtggtcatcacgtatacatgatgacttgcatgggaagatagttgcagtggtttccccttgccttctgcaccagcactttttgGGGCTATTCAGACCCCAAGGCTTGCTGTAGCCTCTTCCAGCCAGACGTGTCTAAATGCTCTTAAACGTGTCTAATGCTGGAAAACATCACATTGGTACtcgccaggtttcgaacccgccctcacgtatgagaggcgctcctttaacctccaggccgcCACGACTTtactttatatctatatacatataaagaaaaatatcattttcttCACGTGTCATAGACAAACACCGAATATTGTTATCTGTggttaactttaaatttcataatgtaTAACTAAACTGTTACCAAGAAGAGAACTTGTATAGAAGATCAAAGTTATCGGAATCgacattgtaaattaatatatttaaatgtcgttTTCTTCTGACAGGTCAGTctcgaaaaattttattgcgaACCTAATATAGTCCGTAAACTTTGTAGAAAATCTAACAAAAAAACCTTTCATAGAGAaactctttaatattttaattgatggTGTCGTCCAAATCACGATACTATATCTTGTATATAATGACGTCATAACCCCAGGGTGGTGCAATCCCGAAATTGGTGAATCTTCTATCAGCTGGTGGTGCTGTGGGAGAACAGAGCGCGTGGGCCCTTGGTAACATCGCTGGCGACGGGCCCATACCCCGCGACTCAGTACTGGCAGCCTCAGCATTACCCGCCTTGCTACCTCACCTCTCGATTGGAGCGCCGCCCGCCACTCTCAGAACAGCCGTTTGGACCTATAGCAATCTCTGCAGGAACAAAAATCCACTCGTCCGCTTCGAGTTAGTATCTCCCGCGCTGCCTGCTATATCTGAACTACTAACGGTCGCTGATCAGGACGTGTTGGGTGAggaatttgatatatataaatatattaaaccttGTGTGTTTGCATGTCTGATAAATCTCAGAAACCGTGTCATACTATAATGCAAATAACTAAGATATTACATCAATTGGATAACAGTTGAAAAGCTgttaaaaaactgaaaaaaatatggatattGATAGATTTAGGGATACATCCGACGTTATGACCACAGAGATTGATAGGAAACACATGTACTCAGAGCTTTTCTTCGCACAGATGATAacacaaatgtataaaaactattaatacaatacacacacagacacagacacacacagacatacaCAAACAAAAATCTCACTGTTTAGTATTGTACTTAACCAACACTGAGGTCATGTTTACCCTCTACTAATATTTTCCTGTCACCGTGTACTCATGTATTTgtcatagaaataataatttttatgttacaaagttatgttaccaaataaatacatatacggGGACATATTGTTATGTGCTGTATGACATAAACTGTGACTATCAAACTTGGTCTCATCGGAACCTGTTAAGACagggaataaaatttttgttacatattaaaattgatatccCATCCACGTTATCAACTTACTTTGCTTAATAGATATCATATATTTCCAGCGGATGCATGCTGGGCGCTATCTTATTTAACCGACGGGCCTGATGAGAGGATTGAGGCGGTGCAGAGCACTCCGCACCTCCTTGGAAGACTCGTCTCCTTGCTATCACACCGAGCGGCATCAGTTAGGACACCAGCGCTGAGAGCTGTGGGTAACATGCTGACCGGCtcagacagacagacggatAGGGTCTTGGAGGCTGGATGTCTCGATCCATTGGCGACGCTCCTGAAATGCGGCAGATCCTCGCTGGTGAAGGAGGCCGCTTGGGCGTTGTCCAACGTGTTCGCTGGTACGAGCCAGCAGATACAGATAGCTATCGATTCTGGTGTCTTACCAGTCTTAGTGTCTGTTTTATCTGCGGATGATGCTAAGTGTCAGAAGGAGGCTGCGTGGGCTATCAGCAATGTGTGTCTGGGTGGAACACCAGCTCAGTTAGACAGGCTGATAGGGGCCGGGTTTCTGGAGCCCTACTGTGCGCTGTTGGAGGCGCCCGATCAGCGCACGGTCGCTGTAGTATTGGATGGTCTCGCTCATTTGCTACAGGTTTGCTCATTAGTGTAATTTACTACTGTGTATATAAAGACCTCCGCGCGGAAGAATCGAAACTTCGTAATGTGGAAATGAAAGAGGAACGAgtagaaatagatttttagtGAAGTCACATCCTTCTTTAAGACAGactttataaacattgcttACAATTCACTATCCCCACCCGTTCCCTCTCGCTCCGTCTCTTTCTATCCCCCCTCACGAGCGTTGAatgtttaacgcaaccttgttgcaAGTCGCATTACAAGTTTCACtccaataattaataacaagcGTAATTATAAACGTAATTATGCGAACTTGGTATCGGAGGTTAATCGaagagaatataattttttttacatttacagcatataatattagtaatgaCCAACACAGAAAATCAAATCTAATTAATGTGTTCTACAtacgagaaaattaaaatcattacacacattttattgatattagtcgaaaagaattatatatataaataagtgtctgtatgtatgtacccagtaaaatagttttggtttaaacattattttatattgaataggCGGCAGCGAAATTCGGTCAAGTGGATCCTCTCTGTGTGAAGCTAGAGGAGGTTGGAGCTCTGGACCGCATCGAGGGACTCCAACAACACGAGAACGAACAGGTACAGTCGgggtatacatatatgtatactacTAAAACCTCCATGTGgcttccatatatatatatatatatcactacTATAAGTTTTCATTCACAAATCTTGACACATATGATTAAGTATCACAACCACTAACTCCCTAACGATAAGCGAGAACAGACTGAAAATGGTTACAGTAGGTTGATTTTAACCGTAACAAAACTAATGAGATCATTTTCCCCAGATCTACCGCAAAGCCTTGCATATCCTCGACACATACTTCGTGGACCAGGAAGATCAGTCCCAGCCGGAGCAGATTGGTGATGAGTACCACTTCAGTGCCCACGATGATCAACAAATACAATTCTAacaaaaacatgtatatagtGTTTTCATACATCAAACATTTCTTCTGGTAACGAGCTGGCCTCAACTTCAAAcggttcattaataaatattatcgttttagttaatttattttttaaccaattttaattatatgtataggtCTCATTTACATTACGTGCACAGttcttaaaatatgataatgagaattttttctaattgatttataaagaataatattcacaactattttcttttatatattaaaaagatatatataagacaGCAGATACAGGTGATAGTCTTATTTTTGTCGGTCTATCGTACtaattaacattttgattattacgagaattattaatgttacaaagagaaaattatattttataaatattgagagagaagattaaaaaaaaaactgaattatAGTAGTTTCAATTTTGAGTCTGTGATGCTTAAAAATTTGACAGCCGATATTGGCGGGACAAATGTCAAGTTTGACAGTTGTACGTGACGTCACTAACGGAATCCGCTAGCTGGCTTGATGATAGTTAAACGTGTGTTTCTTTCGAATTATAATTTGGGTTACTCCAAGACAAGGATAAATGGGCTGTTACTGAGATTGTTCACCACCTACGGCTTCATTACCACCTTTCAGCGGGTGGAATGCTAATCAAGATTATCCAgtcaaaattagaaaaaaaatgatcTACGATtttcgcaagtattcattgtaataaaactaatattttccggatttactacgtgtttataactatttttaacaacatactctcgacgtttcggttactttgtagcaaccgtgacgacgggcagacgaggtctGAATgacgtttattaaaaaaaatacttacatcTCGTTAGTATAAGTTATCTCGTAATAATTTCTGCTATGAAATACACGAGCCTAAGGTAAGTCACCAGAGAGTGGATTAGGGCTTGTACCCAGAATTTTTCGTCAGATATAAGCTTCAGTCGTGATATTTGTAGCTTTCAACTCCTTTTGGGTTCATTTTCTGTTATTGTCAACAACCTCGGTTTAAGTTCCTGaacgtaatattaatttattgctaaTACTATTCACATCGTTggtgatttattttagtatgatTAATCTTTCGACTTGACCGACTTGTAATTTTAACACGCGGATGCCTCGATCTTTACTGCTCTTGACAGGCAGTATTGTATCTGTTGATAGTACGATACACGAATATACCTCCGACACCAAGCTTTTAAGTACTGTATAACAGGCTCCAAGCACATTGTACAAAACGATCACTGCAGTCCTGTTTTCTTTAACACCCCATTCCATATAATAAACacgaaaaaaattgtgaaatgGCGCAAAATCGTGAacaatttttaagatattatacgtgttccaaattcaaaataatttaaggagACGacagaagtttttaaaaaagaattttcttaCATTTGCACTTAACGTCATAGTTCACGggataaaaagttataaaaaactagTATAACAGTGctcaactaaatatataataacaattttcccAACGTTTATGCAAAccagttaattttattacaacctTGTCGCTTACAATCACTTACTAGGATAGGGTATCTGATTAAAAAGatgatatgattttatttattttttattataaacaaggaattgaatacaaaattgccttaaaacattaattatttacatttaaccATAAAATAATCCTTACTACCCTTTCATGACGTATAAATTGGAATGTACTTACATTAACTAAGGTATTAGAACGAAGTCTTCTTTTTTAAAGCTTAATATGAGCTttgattaaacaatattatgccgtttgtgaattatatatgacaattatataaaagatttcaatAACTGGaacaataaatagatatatattattcacaaacattataaacacATCGACACCATCTCATTGAGTGACATATAGTAAACTATATTTCGAATAGCTTTTTGGCGCTAAAATTCTGACAGTACTCACACATCAATCGTTCAGAAATCGTATTTGATTGGagaaggttttaattttatatcacggttaagataaattta
Protein-coding regions in this window:
- the LOC116776713 gene encoding importin subunit alpha-1-like, with translation MSDGVNRSRLASYKNAGQGVTELRRKRAELSVSLRKQARDEQLLKRRAMSPEAGEEPETEKVMTPSEIVQGLKSSDLSVKTASARAARRMLSREQNPPITVMVNAGVIPPLVSSLDRDDCPDLQFEAAWAITNIASGTHDHTLAVIEGGAIPKLVNLLSAGGAVGEQSAWALGNIAGDGPIPRDSVLAASALPALLPHLSIGAPPATLRTAVWTYSNLCRNKNPLVRFELVSPALPAISELLTVADQDVLADACWALSYLTDGPDERIEAVQSTPHLLGRLVSLLSHRAASVRTPALRAVGNMLTGSDRQTDRVLEAGCLDPLATLLKCGRSSLVKEAAWALSNVFAGTSQQIQIAIDSGVLPVLVSVLSADDAKCQKEAAWAISNVCLGGTPAQLDRLIGAGFLEPYCALLEAPDQRTVAVVLDGLAHLLQAAAKFGQVDPLCVKLEEVGALDRIEGLQQHENEQIYRKALHILDTYFVDQEDQSQPEQIGDEYHFSAHDDQQIQF